DNA from Kitasatospora sp. HUAS MG31:
AGTGAGGCGACCCCCGCCCACAGCGGTGCGTCAGTTGCGGCCGCTCACTGGCGCATCGGGGCCGATCGGGCCCGCGCACACCGCGCACAACTCCCATGACTGTGCGCCCTCGGCCTGCGCGGCCGCTACGGCGCTCCCGCATCTCCAGTCTGGTCAGCACACCGGCCAAGCGCACGCGGGAAGCCGGCGCCTTCACACGGCACGGCACCGCGCCATGCGATGCCCGATGCCCGCCTGAGCGGTGATGGGGCGCCCCGCGTCTCAGCCGACCACGACGGCACTCGCGCAAATCACGCCGGGTTAAGGGACAAATCGCCGGATACTATTAGGAGATACCACGCGTGAGCGCTGCCTGGCGTGGCGCAGTACGTCGTCTCCGATCCCGGAGAAGGAACATGGCCGCAGGCAAGGAGGACGGCGCGAAGCCGCGCAGGTCCACCACCGCGCACCCGCCCTCCTCGCGTGCCCCCAGCAGGGCAAACCCCCGCACGGAGGGCAAGACGGGAAGGCGCCCCCCACGCCGCGTCTCGGCGCCGCGCGCCATGCGCTACGCCGCCGAGCAGCTGGCGGAACTCCTCGGCCGCGTTCCCGAGTCGGTGTCGGCGCTGAAGCCCACCGAAGAAGGTTGGCAGGCCGACGTGGAGGTGGTTGAGCTGGAACGCATTCCTGAGACGACCAGCGTGATGGCCAGCTACCGGGTGAACCTCGACGAGGAGGGCGAACTGGTGGCGTACGAGCGGATCCGCCGCTACACCCGCGGACAGATCGACCGCCTTACCTGACAAACCCCGCGCCGCGACGAAGCGCACGCCACACTTCCACCGCGACGGCGAAGGGAGGAACCGTGACCGTGGTACCTCAAGGCGCAGCCGGTGTTTCCCGCGGCGGGAACACCGGAACTCTCTACGACGTTCTCGAGCTCATCCTCGACCGTGGCCTGGTCATCGACGTCTTCATCCGGGTCTCCCTGGTCGGCATCGAGATCCTCAAGATCGACATTCGCATCGTCGTCGCCAGCGTCGACACCTACCTGCGTTTCGCCGAGGCCTGTAACCGCCTCGACCTGGAATCCGGGCGCAAAGCACCTGCCCAGCTCACCGACATCGTCGGGGAAGTCACCGAAAGTGGCGCCCGTGGCAAGAGCAAGGGCGTACTCAGCGGCGCCGTCGACGCCGTCAGCGACACCTTCCACCTGGGAGGCGACAAGGACGAAGACGAGGAGGAGGAGGAGAAGGAGCCTGCACCGAAGCGCGCGAGGCCCACCCGCCGGCCCACCAGGCGACGGGAGGAATGACATGGCCGTCTATGTCTACTCCATCACCGCCGCCGACCACCCCCGTGATCTGGACGGCCTCACCGGAGTCGGCCCCACCCCCACGGCGTTGCGCATCGTGAGCGCCGGACCGCTGTGCGCCGTCGTCAGCGACGCGCCCCAGGACCTGCGGCCCAAACGCCGCGACCTCATGGCCCACCAGGCCGTCCAGGAACAGCTCATGGCCGGCGGCACCGTCCTACCCCTGCGCTTCGGCCTCACCGCCCCCGACGACGAGGCCGTGCGCGCCGCCCTCGAAGAGCGCCGCGAGGAGTACATCCAGCGGCTGACCGAACTGGAACACTGCGCCGAGTACCACCTCAAGGCAGCCATCGACGAGGACACGCTGCTGCGACAGATCCTGCAGGACTCGGCAGAGGCCCGACAGCTCAACGACAGCATCAAGGCCGGCAACGCCAGCCCGGACCTGCCGCTCGCCCTCGGTGAACTCGTCGCCCAGGAGGTCCTGGCCCGCCACCACGCACTGGCCGCCGGCATCATCGAGGCCCTGCGCCCCCATGCCCGCCGGGAACGGAGCTCCGAGCCGACCGGCAACGACTTCCTGAACATCTCCTTCCTGGTCGACGACGACCATCAGGAGCTGTTCCTCACCGCGGTAAAGGGTCTCACCAGCGAACTCGGCACGGAGTTCGACTTCCGGCTGCACGGCCCCCTGCCCGCCTACAGCTTCGTCTGAAAGGCGCGAACCCCATGGGCCTGTTCACCGAGATCGTCACCCTCCCGCTGGCACCCGTCCGCGGCACCGTCTGGGTGCTGAAGCGCCTCGTCGAAGCCGCCGAAGACGAGTACTACGACCCCGCGCCCGTCGAAGAGGAACTCGCCGCACTGGAAAGAGCCCTCCTGGCCGGGCAGATCGACGAGGAGACCTTCGACCGACGCGAGGATGAGCTCCTCGACCGCCTCGACGAGATCAGAGCCCACACCCGGCGCACCAGCGAGTGAGCGAGCCACGCCAGGAACGGAGGCCAGAACGTGACAGACCCCATCGCCAACCGCCTGGGCTCACTCCCCTCCCGGTCCGGACCGCCCTACAACCAGTCCTCCGCCAGCCTCGCCGACATCCTCGAACGCGTCCTTGACAAGGGCATCGTCATCGCCGGCGACATCCAGATCAACCTCCTCGACATCGAGCTGCTCACCATCAAGTTGCGCCTGCTCATCGCCTCCGTGGACAAGGCCAAGGAGATGGGCATCGACTGGTGGGAGCACGACCCGTCACTGTCCTCCCGCGCCGCCACCACTCCCTCCCTGGAAGAGGAGAACCGACGCCTGCGCGAACAGATCGAGGCTCTGCGAGCCGGTGCCCTGCCGCCCGCGGACGCCCCCGGTGAGAGTTCCGCGCCACCGCGCCGCCCGGCCCGCGCGACACGGTCGGCGACCCGCCCCCGGCCTCCGGCAGGAGGTTGAGCCATGACCACCGGGTCGCTCGCCTACACCTACGCCGTCGCCCGAGACACCAGCACCCTCGCGCAGACGGCAGACGCCATCACCGGCGTCGCCGGCTCACCCGTCCACCTCGTACGGCCCACCCGCGGTGCCGCCCTGGTGGCATTCGTCAGCCCGGTTCCCGAAGCCGACTTCCACGAGACGGCGCTCCGCCAGCACCTCGAGGACCTCGGCTGGCTCGAGGCACTCGCCCGGGCACACCACGGCGTCATCGAAGCACTCGCGGCGCGCACTACCGTCCTGCCGCTGCGCCTGGCGACGGTCTACCTCGACGAGGAGCGGGTGCGCGCCATGCTCGATGACCGGCAGGCGGTATTCGTGGACAGGCTGGAGCGCCTGGACGGCCAGGTGGAGTGGGGCGTCAAGCTCTACGTCGATGTCGCCCCGGACACCGCACCCCCTGCGGCGCCTTCGCCCGATCCGTCGCTCGGCCCCGGCCGCGCCTACCTGCGCCATCGCCACGCCGAGCAGGACTCACGCGACGACGCCCACCGGGCGGCCGAACGGGCGGCCGAACGGGCGGCCGAACGGATCGAGGCGACCGCCCGCGCCTACGCCGTCGAATGGGTGCGTCACCGCCTCCAGGAGGGTGAGTTGGCCACCGGGCCGGGGGTGAACGTCAGCAACGACGCCTACCTCGTGCCCGTCGCACGCGCCGATGCGTTCCGCGCCGAGATCATGCGCTCCACCGAGGGCCTCACCGGGGTCCGCGTCGACGTCACCGGCCCCTGGGCCCCCTACTCCTTCGCGGCTCTCCCCGACCCGGCGGAGAGCGCACCATGAACCCCCCAGGCGGCGAGCCGGCCAGGCCGAGGACACACCTGCCACAGCGGCAGGTCGCCCTCATCGACCTGCTGGACCGGCTGCTCAGCGGCGGAGTGGTCCTCACCGGCGACCTCGTCCTGTCCATCGCGGACATCGACCTCGTCCGGATATCGCTGCGCGCCCTCATTGTCTCGATCAGCGAACAGAATCCCGCCCCCTGGCGGGCCGGTCCCACCGAGCGGAAAGGGACGCCATGACCACTGGCCCGCCCAGTCGCTCCGACCGGTTCGACGAAGTCGCCCAAGCCGCCGGCCGGGCGTTCCGGCTCCTGCCGGCCACCCCGCACGACAGGCAGCCCGCAGGCCGCGGCTCCGGGCAGCGGATCCCGCACAGGATCACCACCGACCCCGAGGCGGTCGAACGGGACCTGATGAAGCTCGTCCTCACCCTCGTCGAGCTCCTGCGCCAGCTCATGGAACGCCAAGCGCTCCGCCGTGTCGAGGCCGGCGATCTCACCGAGGAGCAGGAGGAGGAACTGGGGGCCACTCTCATGGCTCTGCACGACCGCATGACCGACCTCTGCACCCGCTACGGGCTGACCATGCAGGACCTCAACCTCGACCTGGGACCGCTGGGATCTCTCCTGCCACGAGCGGAGTAGGCCCAACCCGCCTCGTAGGTCACGTTCCTGCGGAAACCCAGCAGGCCGTGGCTGCTCCCTTCCCGCTCCGGGCGGCAGCACGTTACTCCACGCGCTCCCGCCTCACCCTCAACGACTAGGGCAGTGTCCTGGCGATCAAGGGCGTAGCCAGACAATGAGCGCGGCTGCGGTGACGGTGCCGACGGCGGCCTGCGGGCCGACGGTCTGCGCCTGCTGGAGGGCACCGACCACGGCCGAGGCACCCCCGTGGTCTCCTACCAGTGCTGTCCGGAAGGACAGCTCGCCGGCGTCGTCAACTCCTCCGGCCTGCCATACGTCTACGAGTACGACGACGCCAACCGGATGACCGCCTGGATCGACCGCAACGGCCAGAGCTACGAGTACGAGTACGACCAGGCCGGCCGCGCGATACGCGGCATCGGCCAGGACGGCGTCCTGTCCGCCGCGTTCCACTACGACACCGACCAGCGCGTCACCGTCGCCACCGACAGCCTCGGCCACCGCACCGAGTACCAGTACGACGAGCAGCACCGCGTCCACCGCACCGTCGACCCGCTCGGCCATGCGACACTCACCGAGTACGACGAGAACAAGCGCGTCGTCGGCCGCACCGACGAGTTCGGCCGAACCACCCGCCTCGTCCTCGACGACCACGGCGACCCTGTCCGGATCACCGAGCCCGGCGGCAGCCTCATCGAACTCGCCCACAACGAGCTGCGCCAGGTGGCGTCCGTGACCCAGGGCGGCACCCTGGTCGCCGCGTTCGAGTACCACCCGCGCGGCAACCTCCTCACCTCCACCGACGCGGCCGGCGCCCGGACCACCCGTCAGTACGACCCGCAGGGCCGGCTGGTGGCGGTGACCGACGCCCTCGGCCGGACCCAGCAGCTCGAGAACAACCCGGCCGGCCTGGTCACCGCGATCACCGACCCGCTCGGCGCGACCACCCGCGCCACCTACGACGCGTTCGGCCGCGTCGCCACCTTCACCGACGCCCTCGGTGCCACCACCAGCCTCGCCCGACGCACCGAAGGCCACATCACCGAGCGCCGCCAGCCCGACGGCACCCACGAGACCTGGGACTACGACCCCGAAGGCAACCTCGTCCGCCACGAGCACGCCGGCGCCATCACCGCCTTCGAGATCGGTCCGTTCGGCAAACTCGCCGCCCGCACCCTCCCCGACGGGGAGGAGCACCGCTTCGAGTACGACACCGAACTGCAGCTCCTGTCCGTCCCCAGGCTCTCCCTCGGCTTCACCCGCACCGCCGGCCACGAAGTGCCCCTCGACGCCGACGGCGAACCCCTGTACTTCCAGGCAGTCCTCGCCGGCCCGACCGACTACTACGACTTCCTCCTCGACAGCGCGTAGAAGCTGCAGACCTCCAAACCGACGCGAGCCCACCCTGCGGTTCCCGCCGGTACGGGGCCCGATCCGCACGCCTCCCGGCCCAGGTCGTCCCAAATGCCCTTCGGCGCGGGCGTCATACGGGTCGGGACGTCGGTCGGATTTGACTTCCTCCCCGCCCTAACGGACGGGGATTCCGGCCGCGCGTGCCGCGCGGGGGCTTCGCCCCGTGCGGCTCGGACCGGCCAGTGCCGAGGTCTCCACGCCCTGACACCGCATGTCCTGCGGCGTTGAGGATGTTCTTCGCGGCGTTCACGTCGGCGTGGTCCTGGTGTCCGCAGGCGGTGCACTCGAAGGCCGCTTGGCTCTCGCGGTTCTTCGGGTCCACGTGCCCGCAGGCGCGGCAGGTCTGCGACGTGTACGCAGGGTTCACCAGAACGATGGCCGTGCCGGTGGTACGCGCCGCGTTGCGGAGCGCGAGTTCGAGCATGTGCCATCCCTTGTCGAGGATGACCCGGTTCAGTCCGGCCTTGGCCTTCACGTTCCGTCCGGGCTGCTCGGTGGTCCCGGCCGCCGAGGCGGTCATGTTGCGGGTGCGGAGGTCTTCCAGCACCACCACGGCGTTGCGGACGACCAGGCCGACGGCCGTCTGTGCGCAGAAGTCGGCGCGGCGGTCGCGGACACGACCGGTGATGGCGTTGATCTTCGCCAGCACTGTCCTGCGGCGGTTGCTGCCGCGCTCGCACCGGGCGAGCCGCTGTTGCAGGCGCCGCAGCCGTTTGGTCTCGCCCTCGGTGACGTAGGGACGGTCGTGAAAGTCGCCCGTGCTGGTGGTCGCGGCGATCTTGACGCCCCGGTCCACACCGACGGCCGTGTTCGGCATCGCGTGCTGCCCGGGGGTGGCCGTGCCGTCCTCCACCAGGAAGGAGACGAACCAGTGACGGCCCTGACGGCTGACCGTGGCCGATCGGATTTCACCACCGAGGGGGCGCGACCAGCGAAACCTGACCCATCCGAGCTTCGGGAGCTTCACACGGCCCCACTTCCGGCCAGTCCGCTCGACCATGATCAGGTTCCCGGCGGGAAAACGGAATGATGGCGACCAACGGGCCTTCGAGCGCCACCGGACCTTGAACGTCCCGTGCTCTCGGCACGCCCGGTCCAGGTCCCGGAGGGTTTGCTGCAACACGTGCGACGGGGCGTCCTTCAGCCACGGGAAATCCCGCTTGGCATCAGCCAGCTCAGCGGCCTGCGGCACGTAGTTCATCCATACCCCGCGCCGCCGGTACTCCCGGCGCTGCTCCAGGGCGGTGTTCCACACCGACCGGCAGATATCGCCGAACGTCTCGCACAACTCGGCCTGAGAATAGTCGAGTTCAAGCCGGTACCGGCGGCCGGACAGCACGTGAAACACCCCCTTCGGTCGCGGTGACCAACCTAGTAGACGTCACCGACAACGCAGCGACCTGCGCCGCTTCGCGGCTCCGGGCCAAGGATCGCCTTACCCGGCCCTGAGGGACCGGGTTTGCGGCGAAGAGCTACCTGATCAGATGCCCGGCGGCTGGAGACGGGTGTAGGTGAGGCTGTTGCTGGTGCCGCCGGCGGTGGTCACCGTGACGGGCACCGGCCCCGCGCTTCCCGGTGGGGCGCCGGCGACGACCTGGGTGGCGGAGACGATGGTGAAGGCGGCCGGTGTGCCGTCGAACGCGACGCCGGTCGTGGTGGTGAGGTCGGTGCCGGTGAGGGTGACGGTGGTGCCGCCCGCCACCGGCCCCTGGTTGGGCACCAGGGCGGTCAGCGTCGGGGCGGCCACGTAGCCGTAGGGCAGGCCGTTGCTGGTCCCGCCGCCCGTCGTCACCGTGACCTGCACCGTCCCGGTGCCGGCCGGGGCGGTCGCGGTGATCTCGGTAGCCGACACCACGGTGAACGCCGTGGCCGGTGTGCCGCCGAACGAGACGGCGCTGGTACCGGCGAGGTTGGTGCCGGTCAGGGTCACCGCGGTGCCGCCGGCCGCCGGTCCCTGGTTAGGGCCGAGCGAGGTCAGGACCGGCGCGCTCAGGTAGAAGTAGGTCAGACCGTTGCTCGTCCCGCCCGGCGTGGTGACCGTGACCGCGGCGGGCCCCGCGGGCTTCGGCGGAGCGGTGGCGGTGATCTGGGTGGCGGACACCACCGTGAACGACGTGGCCGCCGTGCCGCCGAACTTCACCGATGTCGCACCGCTCAGGCCGGTGCCCGTGAGGGTGACGGTCGTGCCGCCCGCCGCGGAGCCCTGGCCCGGTGCCAGCGATGACAGCGTCGGCGCCGCCACGTAGGTGAACGACACACCGTTGCTCGTGCCGCCGGCGGTGGTCGCCGTGACCTGCACCGTCCCGGTGCCGGCCGGGGCGGTCGCGGCGACCTGAGTCGCGGACACCACCGTGAACGCCGCGGACGTGGCGCCGAAGAAGACGCCGGTCGTGGTGGCGAGGTTGGTGCCGGCCAGGGTGACGGTGGTGCCGCCCGCCACCGGCCCCTGGTTGGGCACCAGGGCGGTCAGCGTCGGGGCGGCCACGTAGCCGTAGGGCAGGCCGTTGCTGGTCCCGCCGCCCGTCGTCACCGTGACCTGCACCGTCCCGGTGCCGGCCGGGGCGGTCGCGGTGATCTCGGTAGCCGACACCACGGTGAACGCCGTGGCCGGTGTGCCGCCGAACGAGACGGCGCTCGCGCCGAAGAGGTTGGTGCCGGTCAGGGTCACCGCGGTGCCGCCGGCCGCCGGTCCCTGGTTAGGGCCGAGCGAGGTCAGGACCGGCGCGCCCAGGTAGAAGTAGGTCAGACCGTTGCTCGTCCCGCCCGGCGTGGTGACCGTGACGAGAACGGAGCCGGCGCTGCCCGGCGGCGCGGTGGCGGTGATCTGGGTGGCGGACACCACCGTGAACGACGTGGCCGCCGTGCTGCCGAACTTCACCGATGTCGCACCGCTCAGGCCGGTGCCCGTGAGGGTGACGGTCGTGCCGCCCGCCGCGGAGCCCTGGCCCGGTGCCAGCGATGACAGCGTCGGCGGCGGCACGTAGGTGAACGACACACCGTTGCTCGTGCCGCTCGCGGTCGTCACGGTCACCTGCACGGCGCCGGCGCTGCCCGCCGGGGACACCGCGCTGATCGCCGAGTCCGACAGGACCGCGTACGAGGCCGCGTTCGTGGTGCCGAACTTCACGGCCGTCGCACCCGTGAGGCTGCTGCCGCTGATCGTGACCGTCGTACCGCCGGCGGTGGACCCCTGGTTGGGGGTGAGCGAGGACAACGACGGTGGCGGCGGCGCCACGTAGGTGAACGGCAGGCCGTTGCTCGTCCCGCTCGCGGTCGTCACGGTCACCTGCACGGCGCCGGCGCTGCCCGCCGGGGACACCGCGCTGATCGCGGTGCTCGACAGGACCGTGTACGAGGCCGCATTCGTGGTGCCGAACTTCACGGCCGTCGCACCCGTGAGGCTGCTGCCGCTGATCGTGACCGTCGTACCGCCGTTGCTGGACCCCTGGTTGGGGGTGAGCGAGGACAACGACGGTGGCGGCGGCGCCACGTAGGTGAACGGCAGGCCGTTGCTCGTCCCGCTCGCGGTCGTCACGGTCACCTGCACGGTGCCGGCGCTGCCCGCCGGGGACACCGCGCTGATCGCCGAGTCCGACAGGACCGTGTACGAGGCCGCATTCGTGGTGCCGAACTTCACGGCCGTCGCACCCGTGAGGCTGCTGCCGCTGATCGTGACCGTCGTGCCGCCGGCGGTGGAACCCGAGGTGGGAGTCATGGTCGTCAACGTCGGCGCGGACAGGGTCGCCGCCGGCGGGGCGTCGGAACGTGGATTCTGAGAACTCGTCATACAAGGCTCTTATCGGTGGAAGTGGTGTGCGCAGCGCCCGGGGCGAGGAGATGGCTGGCTCCCGGGTCGCTCCCCCGGTCGGGATGACCGGGGGCGAGGTCGTGTCGTCGGGCCGGGGAGGGCGGGCGGTGGTGTCGCGGGTGGCCGTCGTCCGCAGTGGACCGGCCGGGGGTGGCGGCGGCCGCTGCGGGAGGTCTCCGGTTCGGGCCGATCGGACGGTGGCGGAGATAGGGGCGCGTGGGAGTTTCACACCGGGCCGGTCGGCAGGCCCGGCCCCTTTCACGGGGTGCCCGTGGCGCCCCGCGGGCCCCCTTGGCGCCCGCCGGTTCGGGCCGGTGATGGGCCGACCACCGCTCCCCCGGCCCAGAGGGGGCCCGCCCGTTTGGGTACGTACACTAATCCATACGGCTGACGCCCGTCGCAAGAGTCCTGACGGTACGTCACCCCAATGGCAGAGCGCGCCGTGTCGGCGGCCACGCCCCCGCGCCCGACTGCCGGCGCCGCCCGGTATCGGACGACCGCCGCCCGCCACGTGGCGGGCGGGCGGGCGGCGCGTGGGTGGCGGTCGACGGTCGGCGGTGGGCGGCGGTGGGGGCGGGGGCGGATCACGGGCCCGGGGCACCGCCTCGCCGGCCGCTGCGCGGGGGCAGTCGTCGATGCGGCCGGGCGGAGATGTGCAGGTCACCGGGCGCCGTGCCGGGCAGGTCGCCGTGGGGGGGTGCGTCCACAGATGCCGGCGCGCTCGGCCATTCGGGTGACGTGCCGTCAGGGATATTGCCAGCGGCATCCGGCAAATGGATTACTGTCCGTATCCAAACCGGTGGGCGCCCATCCCTTTCCGGGGGAGCGGCAGCCGGCCTACCGTCAGCCCCTCAGGCCTGCCGCCGCAATGGGCACCCCCGTAGAGGGCTGGGTTCACCAGTCGGTGCGGCGCATCACATGTGATCAGGGCCCAGATCGTCATCCCGCCCCGCTTTCCTCGGACTCCCGGCGGGCGGCCGGGCATCGGTCCGGCGTGCACCTTCACCCGAAACACCTTCACCACCGTCGGATCGGCCTGAGCCGGAGTATCGGCAGCCTCGACGGCGCGGGTTCCCACGGACGCCGTCCGGGCTCCGGACTTCGATGTGGCCACATCGACCGTCCGGGCCGTCCCGTGCGACCACCGGGCCAAGACTCCGGTCTCGTCAATGAACACCCTTGGCAGGCAAGCCCGTTCACCGATCGTCGGCCGGCGTGTCGGTGCCTTCGGGCCGCCGCACTGCCGAGGACGGTTCCACTCCCACTCGTTGCCACATCGTCCAGGAGGGACACCAATGCCTATCAGTCCGAACCAGGGGTCCACCGCCGGCGGAACCACGGTCACCATCACCGGTACCGGCCTGTCCGGCGCCACCGCCGTGCACTTCGGCAGCAAGCTGGCGACCATCACCGCCAACACGCCGACCTCGGTCACCTGCACCTCGCCGTCCGGGGTCGGCACGGTCAACGTCACCGTGACCACCGGCGGCGGGACCAGCAACCCGCTGTCGTTCTACTACGTCGGGGCGCCGTTCAAGGCCTCGTTGAGCGCGTCGTCCGGGGCCACCGCCGGCGGTGAGACGGTCACCATCACCGGCACGGGCCTGTCCACGGCGACCTCCGTCAACTTCGGCGCCAACGCCGCCTCGCCGACCGTGGTCTCCGACGGCCAGATCAACGCCGTCGTGCCGGCCGGGGCCTCGGCCGGATCGGTCTCGGTGAGCGTCACCACCGCGGGCGGCACCAACAACGGGCTGTCCTACACCTACGTGGACCCGCCCACGGTCACCACGCTGACGCCGACCTCCGGCCCGACCTCCGGCGGCACCGCGGTCACCGTCACCGGAACGAACCTGACCACCACCCAGTCGGTCACCGTCGACGGCACCCTGGCACCGTTCGCGGTGATCAGCGCCACCGAGCTGACCTTCGTCACTCCGCCCGGCACCGCCGGCGCGGTGGACGTCGTGGTCACCACCACCGGTGGTTCCGCCACCGATGTCGGCGCCTTCACCTACGTGGCCGGTCCCGGCATCTAACGGCCACCCGCCCGGCGGACGCGCCGGGCAGGCCATCAGGAGCCCGGGCGGAGAACGTCTCCGCCCGGGCTCACACGTGTGCGCCCCGGGGCGATGGGCCGTGGCGTCCGTATCGTCGACGAACGCCGCCGGGACCGCCGGCCGGAGGGCGGCGCCCGCCGTGTCATCCCGGGCGGTGCCTGTCCCGGCGCCGCCACGAGCGGCTCCTCGCCGGTCCTCCACCGCGGCAACATGGTGGTCTCGGCGACCGCAGCATGGTCGACGTGGCAGCAGCCGCCGGGGTGTCCGCTGAAACGCTCCGCAGGGTCGAGACCGGCCGGGGCCCCGACCCCGGCCTTCTTCACCGTGGCGGCCCTGGCCCACGCACTGGACCTGTCCCTGGACGACCTCGCCGCCGCCTGCGCGGAAGACGCCGGAGGCGACGATCAGGCCGTGTCTGCGTGACCGTCAGGCACACGCCACCCGACCGAGAAACGGCTGTTCCTGCCGCGGCACGATTCGGCCCCTTACGCCGGAACCCCCGAAGGGCTTCGAGAGCCGACCACCAACTGCTCGGCCGCGGAGCAGGGGCGGCCGATGCGGGTGGCGGTCCCGCGGCCGGTGAGCCGAGGAGCGGGTGCATCGCCGGCCGGGCTCGCCGACGGGGCTCGTCGGCGGGGGTTACGACCGCTGAACGGGCGTCACCGCACACGGAAACACGCATACGAATAGTCATGCTTTGGTACATTTTGAGCCATGCTGTGGATGGTGGACGTGACGGCGGGACCGGCCGCCGGGCTCTCACGCATCGCCGGGACGGGCACCGACCGGCGTGTGAGGGGCGGTCAGGGAGCGGCCGATGCACCGGTACACCGTCCACACCGTCCTGACGGCTCCCGGGTCCTCGGTCCCGGCCGTCCGGCCGCGGGCGGGCCCAACCGCCGTCGTGCGCGGCACCGCTTGTCACGCGCGGTCTGTGCCGTGCTGTTCGCGTTCGTGTCCGCGCTGGCTTGGGTCGTGGCCGGTCCGTCCCACCTCGCCCGGGCCGCGGGCGAGTGTACGGCGAGCCTGTGCGTCCTGAGCGCGAGCGCCGCGAACGCCCTGTACGTCCACCCCGGCAGCATCCAGGTCACCGGCAACATCCTGGTCAACTCGACGAACAGCCAGGCCGCGCTGGTCAGCGGCTCCACCACCGTCACCGCGAACGGCGGCACCATCGGCGGCCCGGCCGCCCCGTCCGGCTTCGCCACCTCCGGCGGCGGCTCGTACAACCCCACCCCGACCAACCAACCCGCCGCCACCGACCCCTACGCCGCCCTGGCGCAGTGCCCCGCCGCGTCGGCCTGCCCCACGACACCGGCCGCACCGTACCCCAGCATCAACCACATCTCCGGGAACCAGACGATCAACCCCGGCGTGTACACCAGCATCGCGAACCTGGCCGGCACGCTCACCCTCAACCCCGGCACCTACGTCGTCACGACCGGCATCACGATCTCCGGCGGGAAACTGACCGGCACCGGCGTGACGATCTACCTCGCCTGCCCGACCTACCCGACCGCCTGCGCGGCGTCCACCACCGGCGCGTTCTTCACCGGCCAGAGCGGAGGCAAGACCGCCCTCAGCGCGCCGACCACCGGGGCCTTCGCCGGATTCTCGATCATCGCAGACCGCAACAACCTCGCCGCGGTCACCGTCTCCGGCAACGGCTCGTGGATCACCGGCGGCGGCATCCTCTACACCGCCTCGGGAAAGCTCACCGCCGCCACCGGCGGCAAGGCCAGCTTCACCCGGGCGGTCGTGAGCACCGTCGAGACCAACGGCAGCAATGCCTCCCAGCTCAGCGTCATTCCGACCACCGGCACCCTGTCGATCACCGTGCCCACCACCGCAGGCCTCGGCAGCGCGGCACCCGGCAACACCGTCAGCTCGGCCCTCGGCCA
Protein-coding regions in this window:
- a CDS encoding beta strand repeat-containing protein, translated to MTSSQNPRSDAPPAATLSAPTLTTMTPTSGSTAGGTTVTISGSSLTGATAVKFGTTNAASYTVLSDSAISAVSPAGSAGTVQVTVTTASGTSNGLPFTYVAPPPPSLSSLTPNQGSSNGGTTVTISGSSLTGATAVKFGTTNAASYTVLSSTAISAVSPAGSAGAVQVTVTTASGTSNGLPFTYVAPPPPSLSSLTPNQGSTAGGTTVTISGSSLTGATAVKFGTTNAASYAVLSDSAISAVSPAGSAGAVQVTVTTASGTSNGVSFTYVPPPTLSSLAPGQGSAAGGTTVTLTGTGLSGATSVKFGSTAATSFTVVSATQITATAPPGSAGSVLVTVTTPGGTSNGLTYFYLGAPVLTSLGPNQGPAAGGTAVTLTGTNLFGASAVSFGGTPATAFTVVSATEITATAPAGTGTVQVTVTTGGGTSNGLPYGYVAAPTLTALVPNQGPVAGGTTVTLAGTNLATTTGVFFGATSAAFTVVSATQVAATAPAGTGTVQVTATTAGGTSNGVSFTYVAAPTLSSLAPGQGSAAGGTTVTLTGTGLSGATSVKFGGTAATSFTVVSATQITATAPPKPAGPAAVTVTTPGGTSNGLTYFYLSAPVLTSLGPNQGPAAGGTAVTLTGTNLAGTSAVSFGGTPATAFTVVSATEITATAPAGTGTVQVTVTTGGGTSNGLPYGYVAAPTLTALVPNQGPVAGGTTVTLTGTDLTTTTGVAFDGTPAAFTIVSATQVVAGAPPGSAGPVPVTVTTAGGTSNSLTYTRLQPPGI
- a CDS encoding IPT/TIG domain-containing protein; protein product: MPISPNQGSTAGGTTVTITGTGLSGATAVHFGSKLATITANTPTSVTCTSPSGVGTVNVTVTTGGGTSNPLSFYYVGAPFKASLSASSGATAGGETVTITGTGLSTATSVNFGANAASPTVVSDGQINAVVPAGASAGSVSVSVTTAGGTNNGLSYTYVDPPTVTTLTPTSGPTSGGTAVTVTGTNLTTTQSVTVDGTLAPFAVISATELTFVTPPGTAGAVDVVVTTTGGSATDVGAFTYVAGPGI